GGCCCACCTCGATGATTCCCTGAGCCGGTGGTTTCCACCCCGCCCGGCCGGCTCCCCCCGGGTACCCGCTCAGCCGCCGGAGAGCACCTTGACCAGGTCCTCGGCCGTGCGACAGCGGTCCAGGAGCTCCTTGACGTGATTACGCGTTCCGCGAAGCGGTTCCAGGGTTGGGACGCGCTGCAGGGAGTCCCGGCCCGGGAGGTCGAAGATCACGGAGTCCCAGGACGCCGCGGCCACGTCGTCGGCGTACTGCTCCAGGCAGCGCCCGCGGAAGTACGCGCGGGTGTCCTCCGGCGGCTTCAGCATGGCCCGGGAGACCTCCGCCTCGTCCAGCAGCCGCTTCATCCGGCCGCGGGCCACCAGACGGTTGTACAGGCCCTTCTCGGGGCGCACGTCGGCGTACTGGAGGTCGACCAGGTGCAGCCTGGCCGCGTCCCAGTCCAGGTTGTCGCGGCGCCGGTAGCCCTCCATCAGCTCCCGCTTGGCCACCCAGTCCAGCTCGCCGGCGAGGCTCATGGGGTCGCGCTCGAGCCGGTTGAGGGTGTCCTCCCAGCGGGCGAGGACGTCCTTGGTCTGCTCGTCGGCGTCGGCCCCGAACCGCTCCTCCACGTACTTGCGGGACAGCTCGAAGTACTCCATCTGGAGCTGCACCGCGGTGAGTGTCCGGCCGCTGCGCAGGGTGATCAGCCGCTTGAGGGACGGGTCGTGCGAGACCTGGTGGAGGGTCCGTACCGGCTGGTCGACGGCCAGGTCGACGGCGATGAAGCCGTCCTCGATCATGGACAGGACCAGGGCCGTGGTGCCCAGCTTCAGGTAGGTCGAGATCTCGGACAGGTTCGCGTCGCCGATGATCACGTGGAGGCGGCGGTACTTCTCCGCGTCGGCGTGCGGCTCGTCACGCGTGTTGATGATCGGGCGCTTGAGGGTGGTCTCCAGGCCCACCTCGACCTCGAAGTAGTCCGCGCGCTGGCTGAGCTGGAAGCCGTGCTCGTGCCCGTCCTGGCCGATGCCGACGCGGCCCGCGCCGGCGAAGACCTGCCGGGACACGAAGAAGGGCGTCAGGTGGCGCACGATGTCCGAGAACGGGGTCTCCCGTTTCATCAGGTAGTTCTCGTGCGTGCCGTAGGAGGCGCCCTTGTTGTCGGTGTTGTTCTTGTAGAGGTGGATCGGCTGGGCGCCGGGGAGCTGAGCGGCCCGTTCGGCGGCCTCGGCCATGATCCGTTCGCCGGCCTTGTCCCACAGGACGGCGTCGCGCGGGTTGGTGACCTCGGGCGCGCTGTACTCGGGGTGGGCGTGGTCGACGTAGAGCCGGGCGCCGTTGGTGAGGATCACATTGGCCAGGCCGATGTCCTCGTCGGTGAGCTGGCTGGAGTCGGCGGCCTCGCGGGCGAGGTCGAAGCCCCGCGCGTCGCGCAGCGGATTCTCCTCCTCGAAGTCCCAGCGGGCCCGGCGGGCCCGGTGCATCGCCGCCGCGTAGGCGTTGACGATCTGGGACGAGGTGAGCATGGCATTGGCGTTCGGGTGGCCGGGGACGGAGATTCCGTACTCCGTCTCGATGCCCATTACTCGCCGTACGGTCATGCGGCCCTCCTTGCCCGGCGGAGCCCTCGGTCGTGGGCCTCGCTCAGATACCGCCGGCGCTCTGTTGCGAATGCGGTGCCCGTCCCCGCACTGCGCGACTCGGCGGTATGGAAGAGCCTAGAACGCCTTTGCGCTGGTGGGGAGATCATTTGCGTCATTGCCTGCTCCAGCCGTGGCCTGAAAAACAGGCGGCTGCGGGTACCCGGCGAGGGCACCCGCAGCCGCCCCGCGTTTTACAGGTACTGTCCGGTGTTCGCCACCGTGTCGATGGAGCGCCCGGTGTCCGCGCCCTGCTTTCCGGTGATGAGGGTGCGGATGTAAACGATCCGCTCGCCCTTCTTGCCGGAGATCCGGGCCCAGTCGTCCGGGTTGGTGGTGTTCGGCAGGTCCTCGTTCTCCTTGAACTCGTCCACGCACGCCTGGAGGAGGTGGGAGACCCGCAGGCCCTTCTGCTGGTGCTCGAGGAAGTCCTTGATCGCCATCTTCTTGGCCCGGCCCACGATGTTCTCGATCATGGCGCCGGAGTTGAAGTCCTTGAAGTAGAGGACTTCCTTGTCGCCATTGGCGTAGGTGACCTCCAGGAAGCGGTTCTCCTCGGATTCGGCGTACATGTGTTCCACGGCCGTCTGGATCATGGCCTGGACGCACGCCCCCCGGTCGCCGCCGTGCTCGCCGAGGTCCTCGGCGTGCAGCGGGAGGCGCTCGGTGAGGTACTTCCCGAAGATGTCCTTGGCCGCCTCGGCGTCCGGACGCTCGATCTTGATCTTGACGTCGAGCCGGCCGGGCCGCAGGATCGCGGGGTCGATCATGTCCTCGCGGTTGGAGGCGCCGATCACCACCACGTTCTGCAGGCCCTCCACACCGTCGATCTCGGCGAGCAGCTGGGGGACGATGGTGTTCTCCACGTCCGAGCTGACGCCCGAGCCCCGGGTGCGGAAGAGGGACTCCATCTCGTCGAAGAAGACGATGACGGGGGTGCCCTCGCTGGCCTTCTCCCGGGCCCGCTGGAAGACCAGGCGGATCTGCCGCTCGGTCTCACCGACGTACTTGTTGAGCAGCTCGGGGCCCTTGATGTTGAGGAAGAAGCTCTTGCCCGCGGCCTGGCCGGTCACCTCGGCGACCTTCTTGGCCAGCGAGTTGGCCACCGCCTTGGCGATGAGCGTCTTGCCGCATCCGGGGGGCCCGTAGAGCAGGACGCCCTTCGGCGGCCGCAGTTCGTGCTCCTTGAACAGGTCCGGGTAGAGGTACGGGAGCTCGACCGCGTCGCGGATGGCCTCGATCTGGTTGCCGAGGCCGCCGATCTGCTCGTAGCCGATGTCGGGGACCTCTTCGAGGACGAGTTCCTCGACCTCGCTCTTGGGCACGACCTCGTAGACGTAGCCGGAGCGGGGTTCGAGCAGCAGGGCGTCGCCGGGGCGGATGGTGACGTCCAGCAGCGGCTCGGCGAGCCGCACCACCCGCTCCTCGTCGGTGTGCCCGAGCACCAGGGCGCGCTCGCCGTCCTCCAGGATCTCCTTGAGGGTGACGATGTCCCCGACGCGCTCGAACTCCATGGCCTCGACCACGTTGAGCGCTTCGTTGAGCATCACTTCCTGGCCGCGCCGGAGCTCGTCCAGCTCGACGCTGGGGCTGACGTTCACGCGGAGCTTGCGGCCCCCGGTGAAGATGTCCGCCGTGCCGTCCTCGTTCGCCGCGAGGAAGACACCGAAGCCGGCCGGCGGCTGCGCGAGCCGGTCGACCTCCTCCTTGAGGGCCACGATCTGGTCGCGGGCCTCGCGGAGCGTATTGGCGAGTCGCTCGTTCTGCGCGGACACGCCGGCCAGATTGGTCTGCAGCTCGACGATCCGCTCTTCGAGAATCCTCGTGTGTCGCGGAGAGTCGGCGAGCTTGCGTCGCAGGACGGCGATCTCCTGCTCAAGATAGGCGATCTGCCCGGCCGGGTCGTCGGACCCGCGTCCCGGGCGGATGCCGCGGTTCATGTCGTCGTCGTGGGCTGCCACGGTCCTCACCTCCTCCAAGGGGAGCTGGACGCTTCCAGACCCTACCTGGGTGGGTGTCGATTGAAACCCCTAGATCACAAAGACGGTCGGGGTGTGTCCGATCTTCACCCTTGCGCTCTCCCTCACGCCAGGGGAATACCCACCGAACGCGATTGGAAAGCGACCAGAGGTAGGGTCGAACCGTTCAACACCCGCCAGAGCTGGCCGGATTCCCGTGCGGCTCGGCACAGAAAACGGCAGGAGAGATGACCGTGCAGCAGGAGGCCGGAGTCGACGGCGAGGCTCTGGAGGTCTGGATCGACCAGGATCTCTGTACCGGCGACGGCATCTGCGCGCAGTACGCGCCCGAGGTGTTCGAGCTGGACATCGACGGTCTGGCCTATGTGAAGAGCGGCGCCGACGAGCTGCTCCAGGCCCCCGGCGCCACAACGCCCGTACCGCTGCCGCTCCTCACGGACGTGATCGACTCGGCCAGGGAGTGTCCCGGCGAGTGCATCCACGTGCGTCGGGTTTCGGACAGGGTCGAAGTCTACGGTCCGGACGCACAGTGACCTGATCTTTACGGTGCGTCACCGCTGTCTGGTTGGTCACACGCCGCGGTGGCGGCCGTCAGACGCTGCGGGCCTCCGCGGGTGACGAGCGGACGAACGCTCCGTTCTTCCAGTGCCACTTGACCCGCTCCTCCGTGTCCGGGCAGCAGGTGGGCACGTCGACGGACGAGTAGCCGAGCAGGGTCGCGGTGACCGCGCCCTCGCCGACGGCGAAGTCCTCGACCGTGTGGCGGTCCTCGGGGTCGACCAGGGTGGCCACCACGCGCACGCGTGCCCCGTCCGCGCCGCGGGTGAGGACGTAGACGCCGTCGGGCGGGGTGCTGATGCCGGCGTCGCAGTGCACCACGGCGACCGTCTCCGCCCGGCCGTCGCCGTCGAGGTCCCCGGACGCCTTGCGCTCCACCACGGCCTCTACGGGGCCGCATTCGAGGGGGAAGGCCACTCCGTCGGTGGCGGGCGCGGCGGCCGCGGGGGCGGACTGGGTGCGCGGGCCCGGTCTCTGGGCGGCGGTGGCGGCGTCCGGCTGCAGGACCGAGGAGAGGGCCACGACACCGGCGAGCGCGGTGGCGGTGGCCAGCCAGTGGATCGGGCGGGTGCGCGTGTGTGCCAGTTCCGGGACCGCGGATTGCTGCACTAGGAGTGTCTCCTGTGGGGCTGTGCCGGTGGGGTGGCCAGCATGGTGCCACACGTCACAGGGCAGGGGAACGGCGGGGGTGGAACCTGGAGGCGGCCGTCGGCGGCCGGGTGCTCGCGGGTGTGTCAACGTCACGGCGCCGTGGCCGAGTTCCGCGCGCGGGGCGGGAACTCGGCCACGGCGCCGTGACGTTGTGCGCGCACGGGACCGCCTCAGCGGCCGGCGCCTCCGTCGGCGTTGGGACCCGCGTAGTCCTCGCCGTAGGCGCCCTTGGCGGGGCGGCGGCGGCGCATCGGCGGCTCCACCCCGTCCGCGAGGCGGCGGGCGGTGAGGAGGAAGCCGGTGTGGCCGATCATCCGGTGGTCCGGGCGGACCGCCAGGCCCTCGATGTGCCAGTTGCGGATCATCGTCTCCCACGCGGTCGGCTCGTTGAAGCAGCCGATCTCGCGGATGGACTCGACGGTCCGCGCGAGCTGGGTGGTGGTCGCCACGTAGCAGCACAGGATGCCGCCGGGGACCAGTGCCTTGGAGACGGCCTCCAGGCACTCCCACGGGGCGAGCATGTCGAGGATGACGCGGTCGACGTCGGTGTCGCTCAGGTTGTCCTGGAGATCGCCGACGGTGAGCTGCCAGGCGGGGTGCGGGCCGCCGAAGTAGCGCTCCACGTTCTGCCGGGCGATCTCGGCGAAGTCCTCGCGGCGCTCGTAGGAGTGCAGCATGCCCTGGTCACCGATGGCCCGCAGCAGGAAGCTGCTGAGCGAGCCGGAGCCGACGCCGGCCTCCACGACGCGGGCGCCGGGGAAGATGTCGGCGAAGGCGAGGATCTGCCCCGCGTCCTTCGGGTAGACGACGGCTGCCCCGCGGGGCATGGACAGGACGTAGTCGGGGAGCAGGGGGCGCAGCGCGAGATAGGCGACGTTCCCCGTCGTACGGACAACGCTGCCCTCGGGAGCGCCGATCAGCTCGTCGTGCGGGAAGGAACCCTTGTGGGTGTGGAAGTTCTTCCCGGCCTCGAGCGTGAACGTGTAGTGGCGGCCCTTGGGGTCGGTCAGCTGTACCTGGTCCCCGACCTTGAAGGGCCCGCGGCGGCGGGCGGCACCGGTCGGTTCGGACATGTGAACAGACTACCGGGGTTTGCCGGAGCCGCGGACCACCGCTCCTGGCGGGCGGTGCTCAGCTCGGCCTCGCCATCGCCCTGACGAAGGCGCGCTCGACGTCGGCGGCGGACAGGACGCCGTAGATCTCACCGGTCTCCTCGACCACCAGGTACTCGGTGGCGGGGTGGGCGCGCAGGGCCTCCAGCAGGTCCTCGCCGGCCAGCTCGGCCGAGACGCGCATCCCGTCGGTCAGCTCCTGGGCGAGGCCGCTCACGGCGACCCAGGGGCGGCGGTGCTCCGGGACGCCGACGATGGCGGCCTCACGGACCAGGGCGACCGGGGTGCCCTCGGTGTCGACGACGACCAGGGCGCGGGCCCCGGCGTCGTTGGCGCGGCGCAGCGCCTCCGAGAGGGGGGTGTCCGCCCGGACCGGCACCGCGCGGCGGGTGAGCGCGCGGGCGCGCAGTTCCGGCAGGTGCTCGCGCAGGCGGGCGACGCGCAGGCTGTTCCCGGCGCCGGTCCAGATGATCGCGGCGAGGATCGCGGCGAGCAGCGCGTCGAGGACCGTGTCCATGCCGACGTTGTCCTCGGCGTCGGAGCCGAGGACGCCGGACTGGGTGAGCAGCGGCAGGCCGATCAGGACGGAGACGGCGAGGGCGCGGCCGATCCAGGCGGCGGCGATGGTGCCGCTCATGGGCTTGCCGGTGATCTTCCAGACCACGGCGCGCAGCATCCGGCCGCCGTCCAGCGGCAGGCCCGGCAGGAGGTTGAACACGGCCACGATCAGGTTGGAGATCATCAGGCCGGCCAGCAGGACACCGGGGACCGTGCCGGGCTCGACGGCCAGCATGGCCAGGTAGAAGACGCCGGCGAGGACGAGGGAGAGGAGCGGGCCGACGAAAGCGAGCACGAACTCCCGGCCCGGCGTCTCGGCCTCCTTCTCGATCTCGGAGACACCGCCGAAGAACTGCAGCTGGATCCGGCGGACCGGGAGCTTGAAACGGAGTGCGGCGATCGTGTGCGCCAGCTCGTGGACGAGCACGGAGGCGTAGAAGGCGACCGCGAAGAAGAGCGAGACCAGGTAGCGCGCGGCCCCCAGCTCGGGCAGCACGCGGTCCAGCTGGCCGCCGAAGACCCAGGTGATCAGGATCGCCACGAGGAACCAGCTGGGCGCCACGTAGACCGGCACGCCGAACGGCCGCCCCATCAGCAGACCGCCGCCGGGCTCGGGCCGGTGCGGGGAGCCGTGGGCACCGGAGCGGGCGTGGGCGCGCTCGTGGTCGTCGGCCGGCGCGGAGGCCGGTGCTGGGGCTGGGGTCTTGTCCAGGCGGGTCCCGCCGTCGTCACGGCGACCGGCGTCACCGGCCCGGCCCGCGGGGCCGTCCTGGTCCGTCCGGGGCCCGGACGGGTCGGACGGGGCCGTGGCGGGGCCCGGTGCCGTGTGGGCTCGGGGGGGTTCCTCCGTGCCGGGGGCGGCCGGGTCCGGGGCGGGGGCCGCGTCGGCGCCGGGAGGCGGGTCCGCCGGTCCGGGGTGCCGTTCGTCACCGTCGGCGGCGGCAGCGGGGCGGCGTTCCGCGGCGTGGTCCCCGGGGGCGGGGGCGGCGGCATCCTCGGCGGGTCCGGGCGCGGGTCCGGGTCCGGGTCCGGGCGCGGGCTGCTCGGCCGGGGATTCCGCCGGTGCGCGGGCGGGCTCGCCGGAGGGACCGCGGGTGCCGGCCGGGGCCGGTTCCGCCGGGTCGGGGGTGGGGTGGAGGGCCGGTGACGCGTGATCGGTCGAGTTGCCGTCGCCCGACCGCGGCCGCCCGCTCCCGCCGCTCTCGTCCACGATGTCCCCTCGTTCGAAGCGTGTCCCGCACCTGCCGGGCGGAAGGTCTCTGGTCGATGGTATGCGGCCGTCGGGACGCGTTCCGCCTCGGCACCCCTCTGCTTCCCCGGTCGCCGGGGGTGAACACGACCGCGACCGGGTCACTGTCAGTGGCGGGCCGTAAGGTCTGTGGGCATGGAGACGAGCACCGAGGGCGGCACGGGAGCCCACAGCGACGGTACGGCGGAGGCCGGGACCGGCACGGCCGTGGCGACGGCGGCCGCCGCGGAGATCCCCGCGCCGCGCGCCGTGGCCCCCGCCTCCCTCTCCCCGTCGCGGGCCGGTGACTTCATGCAGTGCCCGCTGCTGTACCGGTTCCGGGTGATCGACCGGCTGCCGGAGAAGCCCAGCGAGGCGGCGACCCGGGGCACGCTGGTGCACGCAGTGCTGGAACGCCTGTTCGACGTGCCCGCCGGGGAGCGCACGGCGCCGCGTGCCAAGGCGCTGCTCCTGGGTCAGTGGGACCGGCTGCGCGAGTCCCGGCCGGAGCTGGCCGAGCTGTTCGCCGACGACCCGGAGGGCGAGCGGCTGGCCCGCTGGCTCGGCGAGGCGGAGCGGCTGGTGGAGCGCTGGTTCACGCTGGAGGACCCGAGCCGGCTGGAGCCGGCCGAGCGGGAGCTGTTCGTCGAGGCGGAGCTGGAGTCGGGCCTGCGGCTGCGCGGGATCATCGACCGGGTCGACGTGGCGCCCACCGGCGAGGTGCGGATCGTCGACTACAAGACGGGCAAGGCGCCCCGGCCGGAGTACGCCGAGGACGCGCTGTTCCAGATGAAGTTCTACGCGCTGGTCGTGTGGCGGCTGAAGAACGTCGTCCCGCGCCGGCTCCAGCTGGTCTACCTCGGCAGCGGCGACGTGCTGACGTACGACCCGGTCGTGGCGGACCTGGAGCGGGTGGAGCGCAAGCTGCTCGCGCTGTGGGAGGCCATCCGGCTGGCCACCGAGACCGGTGACTGGCGGCCGCGCCGGACCAAGCTGTGCGGCTGGTGCGACCACCAGGCGCACTGCCCGGAGTTCGGCGGCACTCCCCCGCCGTACCCGCTCCCCGTGGTTACGTCCGAGCAGGGCAGAATGGGGCCGGACTAGCGAAGGAGACTCACGTGGCCATCCGTGTCCTACTGGTCGACGACCAGCCGCTGCTGCGCACGGGCTTCCGGATGATCCTGGAGGCCGAGCAGGACATCGCGGTCGTCGGCGAGGCCGGGGACGGCCTCCAGGCCCTCGACCAGGTGCGGGCCCTGCAGCCCGATGTGGTCCTGATGGACATCCGCATGCCGCGGATGGACGGTGTGGAGGCCACCCGCCAGATCACCGGCCCGGGACGGGACGGCCCGGCCAAGGTGCTGGTGCTGACCACCTTCGACCTGGACGAGTACGTGGTGGAGGCGCTGCGGGCCGGAGCCAGCGGCTTCCTGCTGAAGGACGCGCCCGCCCA
Above is a genomic segment from Streptomyces glaucescens containing:
- the dop gene encoding depupylase/deamidase Dop produces the protein MTVRRVMGIETEYGISVPGHPNANAMLTSSQIVNAYAAAMHRARRARWDFEEENPLRDARGFDLAREAADSSQLTDEDIGLANVILTNGARLYVDHAHPEYSAPEVTNPRDAVLWDKAGERIMAEAAERAAQLPGAQPIHLYKNNTDNKGASYGTHENYLMKRETPFSDIVRHLTPFFVSRQVFAGAGRVGIGQDGHEHGFQLSQRADYFEVEVGLETTLKRPIINTRDEPHADAEKYRRLHVIIGDANLSEISTYLKLGTTALVLSMIEDGFIAVDLAVDQPVRTLHQVSHDPSLKRLITLRSGRTLTAVQLQMEYFELSRKYVEERFGADADEQTKDVLARWEDTLNRLERDPMSLAGELDWVAKRELMEGYRRRDNLDWDAARLHLVDLQYADVRPEKGLYNRLVARGRMKRLLDEAEVSRAMLKPPEDTRAYFRGRCLEQYADDVAAASWDSVIFDLPGRDSLQRVPTLEPLRGTRNHVKELLDRCRTAEDLVKVLSGG
- a CDS encoding tRNA (adenine-N1)-methyltransferase; translation: MSEPTGAARRRGPFKVGDQVQLTDPKGRHYTFTLEAGKNFHTHKGSFPHDELIGAPEGSVVRTTGNVAYLALRPLLPDYVLSMPRGAAVVYPKDAGQILAFADIFPGARVVEAGVGSGSLSSFLLRAIGDQGMLHSYERREDFAEIARQNVERYFGGPHPAWQLTVGDLQDNLSDTDVDRVILDMLAPWECLEAVSKALVPGGILCCYVATTTQLARTVESIREIGCFNEPTAWETMIRNWHIEGLAVRPDHRMIGHTGFLLTARRLADGVEPPMRRRRPAKGAYGEDYAGPNADGGAGR
- a CDS encoding ferredoxin, with product MTVQQEAGVDGEALEVWIDQDLCTGDGICAQYAPEVFELDIDGLAYVKSGADELLQAPGATTPVPLPLLTDVIDSARECPGECIHVRRVSDRVEVYGPDAQ
- a CDS encoding response regulator, giving the protein MAIRVLLVDDQPLLRTGFRMILEAEQDIAVVGEAGDGLQALDQVRALQPDVVLMDIRMPRMDGVEATRQITGPGRDGPAKVLVLTTFDLDEYVVEALRAGASGFLLKDAPAHELVQAIRVVAAGEAMLAPSITRRLLDKYATHLPSGDEPVPDALNTLTDREVEVLKLVARGLSNAEIAADLFVSETTVKTHVGHVLTKLGLRDRVQAAVYAYESGLVRPGAQ
- the arc gene encoding proteasome ATPase, which encodes MAAHDDDMNRGIRPGRGSDDPAGQIAYLEQEIAVLRRKLADSPRHTRILEERIVELQTNLAGVSAQNERLANTLREARDQIVALKEEVDRLAQPPAGFGVFLAANEDGTADIFTGGRKLRVNVSPSVELDELRRGQEVMLNEALNVVEAMEFERVGDIVTLKEILEDGERALVLGHTDEERVVRLAEPLLDVTIRPGDALLLEPRSGYVYEVVPKSEVEELVLEEVPDIGYEQIGGLGNQIEAIRDAVELPYLYPDLFKEHELRPPKGVLLYGPPGCGKTLIAKAVANSLAKKVAEVTGQAAGKSFFLNIKGPELLNKYVGETERQIRLVFQRAREKASEGTPVIVFFDEMESLFRTRGSGVSSDVENTIVPQLLAEIDGVEGLQNVVVIGASNREDMIDPAILRPGRLDVKIKIERPDAEAAKDIFGKYLTERLPLHAEDLGEHGGDRGACVQAMIQTAVEHMYAESEENRFLEVTYANGDKEVLYFKDFNSGAMIENIVGRAKKMAIKDFLEHQQKGLRVSHLLQACVDEFKENEDLPNTTNPDDWARISGKKGERIVYIRTLITGKQGADTGRSIDTVANTGQYL
- a CDS encoding site-2 protease family protein encodes the protein MDESGGSGRPRSGDGNSTDHASPALHPTPDPAEPAPAGTRGPSGEPARAPAESPAEQPAPGPGPGPAPGPAEDAAAPAPGDHAAERRPAAAADGDERHPGPADPPPGADAAPAPDPAAPGTEEPPRAHTAPGPATAPSDPSGPRTDQDGPAGRAGDAGRRDDGGTRLDKTPAPAPASAPADDHERAHARSGAHGSPHRPEPGGGLLMGRPFGVPVYVAPSWFLVAILITWVFGGQLDRVLPELGAARYLVSLFFAVAFYASVLVHELAHTIAALRFKLPVRRIQLQFFGGVSEIEKEAETPGREFVLAFVGPLLSLVLAGVFYLAMLAVEPGTVPGVLLAGLMISNLIVAVFNLLPGLPLDGGRMLRAVVWKITGKPMSGTIAAAWIGRALAVSVLIGLPLLTQSGVLGSDAEDNVGMDTVLDALLAAILAAIIWTGAGNSLRVARLREHLPELRARALTRRAVPVRADTPLSEALRRANDAGARALVVVDTEGTPVALVREAAIVGVPEHRRPWVAVSGLAQELTDGMRVSAELAGEDLLEALRAHPATEYLVVEETGEIYGVLSAADVERAFVRAMARPS
- a CDS encoding RecB family exonuclease, encoding METSTEGGTGAHSDGTAEAGTGTAVATAAAAEIPAPRAVAPASLSPSRAGDFMQCPLLYRFRVIDRLPEKPSEAATRGTLVHAVLERLFDVPAGERTAPRAKALLLGQWDRLRESRPELAELFADDPEGERLARWLGEAERLVERWFTLEDPSRLEPAERELFVEAELESGLRLRGIIDRVDVAPTGEVRIVDYKTGKAPRPEYAEDALFQMKFYALVVWRLKNVVPRRLQLVYLGSGDVLTYDPVVADLERVERKLLALWEAIRLATETGDWRPRRTKLCGWCDHQAHCPEFGGTPPPYPLPVVTSEQGRMGPD